In Anopheles bellator chromosome 2, idAnoBellAS_SP24_06.2, whole genome shotgun sequence, the genomic stretch CTGCGGTACCGGAACGTGATGCACGATGGCTCTACTGGGATTACTCCTTATGATACTGGATCCGTTCAGAATAGTGCGTAATTATATTTTCAAACCACTGGCCACGCTCGgtctggcggtggccgaagagTATAAGGCACGCAAGGAGCGCAGCGTGAATACCACGAAGAACCTGTTCCTGAAGCTGATCGTTGTGGTGCTGGTTGGCTTTTCCATCGTCTGGGCATCGATATTTCTGTACCTGTACTTCTACTACTCTTACATGCCGTCCGTGCTGCACGTTAAAGATGTCCATCTAAACCTTCGGTACGTACTGGCCAACTGCACTGTGCCAAAAACTTCTTTTCACTCTCCTGTTGCTCCACAGCGAGTGTAAAAACGGGGCCGAAGACTGCCAGCCGTACCCGTTCGCCAATGTGCCGCTAACGAACCATCAGCGCTTTCTGATGGTCGGACAGCCGTACAAGATCATGCTGAACCTCGAAATGCCTGAATCTGAACATAATGGTAAAATAGGTAATCGTTTATAGTCTGTGTTTGTCCCGCTTTTCACACCGTAGATCCGTACGGACTAGTTCTGGCTTTGGGGTGTGCACcatatttgttttgtggccaccagcCTTGTGGCGTGCTGTTAGTACTAATGCTCCCGTTTTCGGTACGCCTCTCGCAGGAATGTTCACCGTGTGCGGCACAGTGAGGGACTACGAGGAAGGGTACATTGCCAAGTCTTGCCGAATGTCAATGTTGCACTATAAATCGGATCTACTGAAAACGATCCTGACGATCGTGTTTGCACCGTTGCTGGTGTTTGGCTACCGGGAGCAAAAACAGCACGTGACGGTGGAGCTGTTTTCAAACTTTCTGGACGATTCGAATCAACCGGCAACGAACATAGACATCACCATCATGTGCCCCGACATTCAGCTGTACTCGGCGCAGCTTCAAGTGGTGGCCAACTTCACTGGACTCCGCTATCTGATGTTTAACTGGCCCGTGCTCTCGGCGATCATAGGTACGTGCGAGGCCGCTGCACGGTTCTTTCTGTGGTGGCCATACAACTCATTTCTAACCCCGGAATTTCTTTCAGGTATCACCACGAACCTATTTTTCATACTAATTGTGTGTATCCTGAGCTGGTATCACTGGGACGATACGGAATGGATCACCGACATACGGGATCGGTACAAGCAAATAGTGAAAGGTGTTTCGCAGGTTGCTTCGATTCAGGAAAAGCAGCTCACTTCAAAAGGGCAAGAAGAGACTGATATTACGCCTCCAAAGTGGCTAATGGACGAAGAGTGAAAATACTGTTGTGCAGTTTGCACTGCGGACTGCAAATatactgttgttgttttttacaTGTGTTCAGCATCACTATTGTAAattttggtgtttattttcagGTTGGTGCAGTTTGTTGTAAACTTTCAGGCGCAAAGCCAAACGCTTCAGCCAGGACACACCCAACGAATCAACGTGTGCCCTGTGGTTATGGGTCTCTGTGGTGATCTTAATACTGTTCCaaatttggtttttcatttgaGTTCGTTTAAAATCCGTTTTTagcacgaaacaaaaaaccactaACCGTGAAGCGTAACTCACTCCTCGTGGACCAGAGCATGGGTCGATCCGCGTTGCGAGTGGGAGATCGCGAAACCACCCACGCCCTTCGCTTTCGATCATGCGCAGATTCCTTTTTcatgcgaaaaaaaaccgtgtaAAAATCCAATTCTCCAATGGTTGGCCTTGGGTTGGGTGGGAAAAACGGAGGCAGCCCGGAGAATCGCTCGAAGGCACGGCGGTTTCGCCACTGGCGGGGGTTGCAAATAAtacggaaattgaaaatgtttaaaaatagaacaatcACTCCGTTCATGGCAATACACATGCGGCACGCGGTTATCGCGCCACcgcaccacacaaacacacagtcCGGCCGATTCGGTGCCGGGGAGCAGCACAGATCGACCGGTCCGTAGCATGAAATTTTCGCAAGATCATTTTCAAActttcatttccttcgccgCGCCATGATCGCTCGGCGAAACTCGATCCTCCTAATGCGCGGCCGAAATGGCTTCGAGCGAGCAATTCGTGGGCTAAAgcaaagcacaaaaaaatctGCCAAATACTTGGATTGGTCACAgaccggcaaaaaaaaccggccccaAATCGCCGGACCAACCGCCGGAACGGCCAATTGCCGGTGAAACGCAATTGTGGGAAgcacaacataaaaacaattgCTAGCAAAAGTAATTTAGAAAGTTGACTAATGATGTCCAGCCAACGCCGAGGACACACCGAGCACACCtccgcgccgccaccgcctggTCGGTGATCGCGACACAACCCAcacacccaaaaaaaaaacggcaaacccATTTGCGTCACGTCG encodes the following:
- the LOC131210317 gene encoding seipin isoform X1, producing MALLGLLLMILDPFRIVRNYIFKPLATLGLAVAEEYKARKERSVNTTKNLFLKLIVVVLVGFSIVWASIFLYLYFYYSYMPSVLHVKDVHLNLRECKNGAEDCQPYPFANVPLTNHQRFLMVGQPYKIMLNLEMPESEHNGKIGMFTVCGTVRDYEEGYIAKSCRMSMLHYKSDLLKTILTIVFAPLLVFGYREQKQHVTVELFSNFLDDSNQPATNIDITIMCPDIQLYSAQLQVVANFTGLRYLMFNWPVLSAIIGITTNLFFILIVCILSWYHWDDTEWITDIRDRYKQIVKGVSQVASIQEKQLTSKGQEETDITPPKWLMDEE
- the LOC131210317 gene encoding seipin isoform X2, with the translated sequence MALLGLLLMILDPFRIVRNYIFKPLATLGLAVAEEYKARKERSVNTTKNLFLKLIVVVLVGFSIVWASIFLYLYFYYSYMPSVLHVKDVHLNLRECKNGAEDCQPYPFANVPLTNHQRFLMVGQPYKIMLNLEMPESEHNGMFTVCGTVRDYEEGYIAKSCRMSMLHYKSDLLKTILTIVFAPLLVFGYREQKQHVTVELFSNFLDDSNQPATNIDITIMCPDIQLYSAQLQVVANFTGLRYLMFNWPVLSAIIGITTNLFFILIVCILSWYHWDDTEWITDIRDRYKQIVKGVSQVASIQEKQLTSKGQEETDITPPKWLMDEE